One window from the genome of Sphaerotilus microaerophilus encodes:
- a CDS encoding methyl-accepting chemotaxis protein, which yields MSFSTRWREFSATSAILGGGASQPLARLRALRSSWREFFRHHGVWAPGVRLHRRLDFRAKAMLVSAAFIVPTAVLALLQFSAAWRELADLSKAREMLVLAQSADELLRAVNAQRGALFRGAHLAPAEADAQARRIEAGWQHLEQAYVAGADARAVDVRFRALVEDFPLLTGPRVEGSQGEAVRQRTDFIGHLLDFNEALLLDTALGRDHLPDSRHRARLAMHLLPRIEQSLGTILARAQRLAAQSDHSVAAYQPYAAVFHSLPSLVERARTSALGLDDSPSGNGNPAHEGISESARLIQVLDRVQQRADALHRLVVAGPDVAELQSERAAVTVQRSELLHLQSAMMKRFANDLEGHWRHQRNAFIGSCALLALMLALAIYVLYAFFHVLRGGMRQIQREVQYVAEGDLSRRPSPLGRDEAALTLALITESLGNLGGLFSVVRRGVASVAHASTEIASASGDLSRGSDAALASVASVREGIGSMVGHLEGYEQCVQQAVERARAMRTESGRSRRVMGTLSERIAGLQQRSREIGKIVGMIDGIAFQTHLLSLNASVEAARAGEAGKGFAVVAHEVRQLSVRVANAAQQISAIVAASIAEIEQGRAITQRTVEAVVGTEAEVLGVNKVLQRLTELTSEGQHNARQMAGSLDQLHQFSESNAKLAEQMTDAAQELRRQSLQVSEQSSRFKLA from the coding sequence ATGAGTTTCTCCACCCGCTGGCGCGAGTTTTCTGCCACATCCGCCATCCTGGGCGGCGGCGCGAGCCAGCCCCTGGCGCGTCTGCGTGCACTGCGCTCGTCCTGGCGGGAGTTCTTTCGTCACCATGGGGTCTGGGCGCCGGGTGTGCGCCTGCACCGGCGGCTGGACTTCCGCGCCAAAGCCATGCTGGTGTCGGCGGCCTTCATCGTGCCTACCGCGGTGCTCGCCCTGCTGCAGTTCAGTGCGGCCTGGCGCGAGCTGGCCGACCTCAGCAAGGCGCGCGAGATGCTGGTGCTGGCGCAGTCTGCCGACGAACTGCTGCGCGCTGTCAATGCCCAACGCGGTGCCCTTTTTCGCGGCGCCCACCTGGCACCAGCCGAGGCAGACGCACAAGCGCGTCGCATCGAGGCAGGCTGGCAACACCTGGAGCAGGCCTACGTGGCAGGCGCGGACGCGCGGGCGGTCGACGTGCGCTTCCGCGCGCTGGTTGAGGACTTTCCACTCCTGACAGGCCCGCGCGTCGAGGGCTCACAGGGCGAGGCGGTGAGGCAGCGTACCGACTTCATTGGTCACCTGCTGGATTTCAATGAGGCTCTGCTGTTGGACACCGCCCTCGGGCGCGACCACTTGCCCGATTCCCGGCACAGGGCACGGCTGGCAATGCACCTGTTGCCGCGAATAGAACAGTCCCTGGGCACCATCCTGGCCCGGGCGCAGCGCCTGGCGGCTCAAAGTGACCACAGCGTGGCTGCGTACCAGCCCTACGCCGCCGTCTTTCACTCGCTGCCATCGCTGGTGGAACGAGCCCGTACCTCAGCCCTGGGGCTGGACGATTCACCTTCAGGCAATGGCAACCCGGCCCACGAAGGGATTTCGGAGTCTGCCCGGTTGATCCAGGTGCTTGATCGTGTCCAGCAGCGCGCTGACGCACTGCATCGGCTGGTGGTGGCAGGCCCGGACGTCGCCGAACTGCAGAGCGAGCGGGCTGCCGTCACGGTCCAGCGCAGCGAGTTGCTGCACCTGCAGTCCGCCATGATGAAACGCTTCGCCAACGACCTGGAAGGCCACTGGCGTCACCAGCGCAACGCCTTCATTGGCTCGTGCGCGCTGCTGGCCCTCATGCTCGCGCTGGCGATCTATGTCCTCTACGCCTTCTTCCACGTCCTGCGCGGCGGCATGCGGCAGATCCAGCGCGAGGTGCAGTACGTGGCCGAGGGCGACCTCAGCCGGCGCCCAAGCCCGCTGGGGCGTGACGAGGCGGCGCTGACGTTGGCCCTGATCACCGAATCGCTGGGCAACCTGGGCGGCCTGTTCTCGGTGGTGCGGCGCGGCGTGGCCTCCGTCGCGCACGCCTCGACCGAAATTGCCAGCGCCAGTGGCGACCTGTCGCGCGGCTCTGATGCGGCGCTGGCCTCGGTGGCCTCGGTGCGCGAGGGCATCGGCTCGATGGTCGGCCACCTGGAAGGCTACGAACAGTGCGTGCAGCAGGCCGTGGAGCGCGCGCGGGCGATGCGCACCGAGTCCGGCCGCAGCCGGCGCGTGATGGGCACGCTCTCCGAGCGCATCGCCGGGCTGCAGCAGCGCAGCCGCGAGATCGGCAAGATCGTCGGCATGATCGACGGCATCGCCTTCCAGACCCACCTGCTGTCGCTCAACGCCTCGGTGGAGGCGGCCCGCGCCGGCGAGGCCGGCAAGGGCTTTGCCGTGGTGGCGCACGAGGTGCGGCAGCTCTCGGTGCGGGTGGCCAACGCGGCCCAGCAGATCAGTGCCATCGTGGCCGCCTCGATCGCCGAGATCGAGCAGGGCCGGGCGATCACCCAGCGCACCGTCGAGGCCGTGGTCGGCACCGAGGCGGAGGTGCTGGGCGTCAACAAGGTGCTGCAGCGCCTGACCGAACTGACCAGCGAGGGCCAGCACAACGCCCGCCAGATGGCCGGCTCGCTCGACCAGCTGCACCAGTTCAGCGAGTCGAACGCCAAGCTGGCCGAGCAGATGACCGACGCCGCCCAGGAGCTGCGCCGCCAGAGCCTGCAGGTCAGCGAGCAGTCGTCGCGCTTCAAGCTCGCGTGA
- a CDS encoding methyl-accepting chemotaxis protein, with the protein MSPSATSPHTPPAPLPPVTAAAGGAPPRPGRRMHAWRAARMGLWAGALAAATGLATQLGGGWPASLAGALVAALLIGRLAAAGQAAAGEDAPPEQHVALVEQVVPVWQRQIESAREHAERSTGEILGAFSMIDERLEQAVRLAEQSSMDLSGANVDALIDDNDAVLANLLEPVRAAIGQRDEALAEIERVGAAVDELRQGAARVRQLARRINMVAINASVESARAGSRAGSFAVLAEEVRALAQQSTADASRMLSQSNQLEEQLRGLRLQAATRDSCDEELRAQADASARRAIGGLLDSVGQVSRSSRGLREAGAAVRAEVERVLMGFQAQDRFNQMLGSISEDMERLQDWLQQRGDLSSNQAAVWLARLESGYTMEEQRTQHHGQKIIEREAQVEFF; encoded by the coding sequence ATGAGCCCCTCCGCCACCTCCCCTCACACCCCGCCAGCGCCGCTGCCGCCCGTTACCGCGGCAGCTGGTGGCGCACCGCCGCGCCCCGGCCGCCGCATGCACGCCTGGCGGGCTGCCAGGATGGGCCTGTGGGCGGGTGCCCTGGCAGCCGCCACCGGCCTGGCCACGCAGCTGGGCGGCGGCTGGCCGGCCAGCCTGGCCGGCGCGCTGGTCGCGGCCCTGCTCATCGGGCGGCTGGCGGCGGCGGGCCAGGCCGCGGCGGGCGAGGACGCGCCACCGGAGCAGCACGTCGCACTGGTCGAGCAGGTGGTGCCGGTCTGGCAGCGGCAGATCGAATCCGCCCGCGAGCATGCCGAGCGCAGCACCGGCGAGATCCTGGGCGCCTTCTCGATGATCGACGAGCGGCTGGAGCAGGCCGTGCGGCTGGCCGAGCAGTCTTCGATGGACCTCAGCGGCGCCAACGTCGACGCGCTGATCGACGACAACGACGCCGTGCTGGCCAACCTGCTGGAGCCCGTGCGTGCCGCAATCGGCCAGCGCGACGAGGCGCTCGCCGAGATCGAGCGCGTGGGCGCCGCCGTCGACGAGCTGCGCCAGGGCGCCGCGCGGGTGCGCCAGCTGGCCAGGCGCATCAACATGGTGGCCATCAACGCCTCGGTGGAGTCGGCCCGGGCCGGCTCGCGGGCCGGCAGCTTCGCGGTGCTGGCCGAGGAGGTACGCGCCCTGGCCCAGCAGTCCACCGCGGACGCCAGCCGCATGCTCAGCCAGTCCAACCAACTGGAAGAGCAGCTGCGCGGGCTGCGCCTGCAGGCGGCCACGCGCGACAGCTGCGACGAGGAGCTGCGGGCCCAGGCCGACGCCAGCGCACGCCGTGCCATCGGCGGGCTGCTGGACAGCGTCGGACAGGTCAGCCGCTCCAGCCGGGGTCTGCGCGAGGCGGGTGCCGCCGTGCGTGCCGAGGTCGAACGCGTGCTGATGGGCTTCCAGGCCCAGGACCGGTTCAACCAGATGCTGGGCAGCATCAGCGAGGACATGGAGCGCTTGCAGGACTGGCTGCAGCAGCGCGGCGACCTCAGCAGCAACCAGGCGGCCGTCTGGCTGGCGCGGCTGGAGTCGGGCTACACGATGGAAGAGCAGCGCACCCAGCACCACGGCCAGAAGATCATCGAGCGCGAGGCGCAGGTCGAGTTCTTCTGA
- a CDS encoding methyl-accepting chemotaxis protein, with protein sequence MTPSSTARFARLLQPGLLLMRRFTMGTRILACCALALLPLGGMTGWAVWQQFQDIAEVHQELAGIEQIAALVPVVQLAQQHRLHARLAALEHPGAADRLAEARQRLGQALGQADELIAGGTDALLQERWRASLGAWKRFIAMDAQHLPPALWDDQSTQIDRLSELIQLAAERSRLVLNPQGSAYFLVDLAVQHVVPWAESLARLGEIGAAGIAQGGWIDADQHLLYAHALHTRLRLQTIESRLAALQRMGEPVPAGWEGARHSALQLARQTEDAAASAYDPARATAHAVLAEQTLHAAAHVNVSVLRRLEQLSREHIDQVSRVIALQVSICAGVGLVMGYLGLCLYISFGSALGRLDQAVQAVAAGDLTHRCEVDGDTELQAIGHELGHMSQRLSGTVAEIRSTAARLAMSGERLSNDTTALAQRTESQATALAQTAGAVRQISDTVDHTARSARAVSQRAEQACAIADEGRQSMREAVAAMQEIEASARRTGEIVGLIEDIAFQTNMLSLNASVEAAKAGEAGRGFAVVAEEVRKLAKRSSDAAQEVGNLLETSARQVGEGVVRISAVDLTLGDIAQGIRDVAGTLQHIAEASTGQSASLGELTATVVSLDDITRENAAMVRASHHATQALMDQAGILTQAVQSMRLWQGSSDEARALVDRAVEHIRQHGLAASLDALHDRNGSFIDRDLYVFGFSRSGSYQVSGSDPSLVGQPAPPIATADGDLLTAAVWRLDPRGSWVDYQISHPQTLELVDKSSYVRQVDDDLVIGCGVYKRQGVVAGQLHRVGAAVPTPSPTRTPTPAGSPAPARA encoded by the coding sequence ATGACCCCCTCCTCCACCGCCCGGTTCGCCCGCCTGCTGCAGCCCGGCCTGCTGCTGATGCGGCGCTTCACGATGGGCACACGCATCCTGGCCTGCTGCGCCCTGGCCCTGCTGCCGCTGGGCGGCATGACGGGTTGGGCCGTCTGGCAGCAGTTCCAGGACATTGCCGAAGTGCACCAGGAGCTGGCCGGCATCGAGCAGATCGCCGCGCTCGTACCGGTGGTGCAGCTGGCCCAACAGCACCGCCTGCACGCCCGCCTCGCCGCACTGGAGCACCCTGGTGCAGCCGACCGACTGGCAGAAGCCCGCCAACGGCTCGGCCAGGCCCTGGGCCAGGCGGACGAGCTGATCGCCGGTGGCACCGACGCCTTGCTGCAGGAGCGCTGGCGCGCCAGCCTGGGCGCCTGGAAGCGCTTCATCGCGATGGACGCCCAACACCTGCCGCCGGCCCTGTGGGATGACCAGTCGACCCAGATCGACCGCCTCAGCGAGCTGATCCAGCTGGCGGCGGAGCGCTCCAGGCTGGTGCTGAACCCCCAGGGCAGCGCCTACTTCCTGGTCGACCTGGCGGTGCAGCACGTCGTTCCCTGGGCCGAATCGCTGGCGCGGCTGGGCGAGATCGGCGCGGCCGGCATCGCCCAGGGCGGCTGGATCGACGCCGACCAGCACCTGCTGTATGCCCATGCGCTGCACACCCGGCTGCGGCTGCAGACCATCGAATCCCGCCTGGCCGCCCTGCAGCGCATGGGCGAGCCCGTGCCGGCGGGCTGGGAGGGCGCGCGCCACAGCGCCCTGCAGCTGGCCCGGCAGACGGAAGATGCCGCCGCCAGCGCCTACGACCCGGCACGCGCCACCGCCCACGCCGTGCTGGCGGAGCAGACGCTGCACGCGGCCGCCCACGTGAACGTCTCGGTGCTGCGGCGCCTGGAGCAGCTCAGCCGCGAGCACATCGACCAGGTCAGCCGCGTCATCGCGCTGCAGGTGTCGATCTGCGCGGGCGTGGGCCTGGTGATGGGCTACCTCGGCCTGTGCCTGTACATCAGCTTTGGCAGCGCGCTGGGGCGGCTGGACCAGGCGGTGCAGGCCGTGGCCGCCGGTGACCTCACCCACCGCTGCGAGGTCGATGGCGACACCGAGTTGCAGGCCATCGGCCATGAACTGGGGCACATGTCGCAGCGCCTGTCGGGCACGGTGGCGGAGATCCGCAGCACCGCCGCGCGGCTGGCGATGTCCGGCGAGCGCCTGTCCAACGACACCACGGCACTGGCGCAGCGCACAGAGTCTCAGGCCACGGCACTGGCGCAGACCGCCGGCGCCGTGCGCCAGATCAGCGACACGGTGGACCACACGGCCCGCAGCGCCCGCGCGGTCTCGCAGCGGGCCGAGCAGGCCTGCGCGATCGCCGACGAGGGCCGCCAGTCAATGCGCGAGGCGGTGGCAGCGATGCAGGAGATCGAGGCCTCGGCACGCCGCACCGGCGAGATCGTCGGCCTGATCGAGGACATCGCCTTCCAGACCAACATGTTGTCGCTCAACGCCTCGGTCGAGGCCGCCAAGGCGGGCGAGGCCGGGCGCGGCTTCGCCGTGGTGGCCGAGGAGGTGCGCAAGCTCGCCAAGCGCAGCAGCGACGCCGCCCAGGAGGTGGGCAACCTGCTGGAAACCTCGGCCCGCCAGGTGGGCGAAGGCGTGGTGCGCATCTCGGCGGTGGACCTGACGCTGGGTGACATCGCGCAGGGCATCCGCGACGTGGCAGGCACGCTGCAACACATCGCCGAGGCCTCCACCGGGCAGAGCGCCTCGCTGGGCGAACTCACCGCCACGGTGGTCAGCCTGGACGACATCACGCGCGAGAACGCCGCCATGGTGCGGGCCTCCCACCACGCCACCCAGGCGCTGATGGACCAGGCCGGCATCCTGACGCAGGCGGTGCAGTCCATGCGGCTGTGGCAGGGCAGCTCGGACGAGGCCCGCGCCCTGGTCGACCGGGCCGTCGAGCACATCCGCCAGCACGGCCTGGCAGCGTCACTCGATGCCCTGCATGACCGCAACGGCAGCTTCATCGACCGCGACCTCTACGTCTTCGGCTTCAGCCGCTCGGGCAGCTACCAGGTCAGCGGCAGCGACCCCAGCCTGGTCGGCCAGCCGGCTCCGCCGATCGCCACCGCCGATGGCGACCTGCTCACCGCCGCCGTGTGGCGCCTGGACCCGCGGGGCAGCTGGGTCGATTACCAGATCTCGCACCCGCAGACGCTGGAATTGGTCGACAAATCCAGCTACGTGCGCCAGGTGGACGACGACCTGGTGATCGGCTGTGGCGTCTACAAGCGCCAGGGCGTGGTCGCCGGGCAGTTGCACCGCGTCGGGGCAGCTGTGCCCACGCCTTCCCCGACACGCACCCCCACCCCCGCTGGCAGTCCCGCGCCGGCCAGGGCCTGA
- a CDS encoding rhodanese-like domain-containing protein, with protein MAAALLAGLAGGAVAQAGDPLAVSLDAARAALADGRTVVFDIREPQEHATGVAAGMRLLPMSQIGARLAEIPKSADQPVLLICNTQNRSRKVAEALRERGYTQVRYVVGGMSTWAAKGWPLVPPGPKK; from the coding sequence ATGGCAGCGGCGCTGCTGGCCGGCCTGGCCGGTGGGGCCGTTGCCCAGGCGGGCGACCCCCTGGCCGTCAGCCTGGACGCCGCCCGTGCCGCGCTGGCCGACGGGCGCACGGTGGTCTTCGACATCCGTGAGCCGCAGGAACACGCCACTGGTGTGGCGGCGGGCATGCGGCTGCTGCCGATGAGCCAGATCGGCGCCCGGCTGGCCGAGATCCCGAAGTCCGCCGACCAGCCGGTGCTGCTGATCTGCAACACGCAGAACCGCTCCCGCAAGGTGGCCGAGGCGCTGCGTGAGCGCGGCTACACGCAGGTGCGCTACGTGGTGGGCGGCATGAGCACCTGGGCCGCCAAGGGCTGGCCGCTGGTGCCGCCCGGTCCGAAGAAGTGA
- a CDS encoding glutaredoxin family protein translates to MRLPLLLLFALLTLVMPSLAQTGAASAPAPTGPVTLEVFVRQGCPHCADAKVFLAELQRQRPTLQVLLRPIDRDAEAREALMERSRQAGVWPPGVPTFVVHGRVLVGFDDAEHLGRQLVALIDAGPPAPAASSAAPSEPTGTAGTVESAWFGRLSAARLGLPAFTLALGLLDGFNPCAMWVLLFLLALLVRLKDRRRMALIAGTFVAASGAVYYAFMAAWLNVFLAVGLSQPVRWTLGGVAVSIGLINLKELVAWKQGPSLTIPESAKPGLYARMRQVVQAPGLPASLVAVAALAVVVNFVELLCTAGFPAVYTAVLAQQQLSPLAHYGYLGLYILGYIADDTLMVTLAVLALGSGKLTERTGRWLKGLSGLVMLALGVALLWHPEWLG, encoded by the coding sequence GTGAGGCTCCCCCTGCTCCTGCTGTTCGCGCTGCTCACGCTCGTCATGCCCAGCCTGGCGCAGACCGGCGCGGCATCGGCCCCCGCACCGACCGGCCCGGTCACGCTGGAGGTCTTCGTGCGCCAGGGCTGCCCGCACTGCGCGGACGCCAAGGTGTTCCTGGCCGAGCTGCAGCGCCAGCGGCCGACGCTGCAGGTGCTGCTGCGGCCGATCGACCGCGACGCCGAGGCCCGCGAAGCGTTGATGGAGCGCTCGCGCCAGGCCGGCGTCTGGCCCCCGGGCGTGCCCACCTTCGTGGTGCATGGGCGCGTGCTGGTGGGTTTCGACGATGCCGAGCATCTCGGCCGGCAGTTGGTGGCGCTGATCGATGCCGGCCCGCCCGCGCCAGCAGCCAGTTCAGCCGCACCGTCCGAGCCTACCGGCACGGCGGGCACGGTCGAATCGGCCTGGTTCGGCCGCCTGAGCGCCGCGCGCCTGGGCCTGCCGGCCTTCACGCTGGCACTGGGGCTGCTGGACGGCTTCAACCCCTGCGCGATGTGGGTGCTGCTCTTCCTGCTGGCGCTGCTGGTGCGGCTGAAGGACCGTCGCCGCATGGCACTGATCGCCGGCACCTTCGTGGCCGCCAGCGGCGCGGTGTACTACGCCTTCATGGCCGCCTGGCTGAACGTTTTCCTGGCGGTCGGCCTGTCGCAGCCGGTGCGCTGGACGTTGGGCGGGGTCGCGGTGTCCATCGGCCTGATCAACCTGAAGGAACTGGTCGCCTGGAAGCAGGGGCCCTCGCTGACCATCCCCGAGTCGGCCAAGCCGGGCCTGTACGCACGCATGCGCCAGGTGGTGCAGGCGCCGGGCCTGCCGGCCTCGCTGGTGGCGGTGGCCGCCCTGGCGGTGGTGGTCAACTTCGTCGAGCTGCTGTGCACCGCCGGCTTTCCGGCCGTCTACACCGCCGTGCTGGCGCAGCAGCAGCTCTCGCCACTGGCGCATTACGGCTACCTGGGCCTCTACATCCTGGGCTACATCGCCGACGACACGCTGATGGTCACGCTCGCCGTGCTGGCGCTGGGCAGCGGCAAGCTCACCGAGCGCACCGGCCGCTGGCTCAAGGGCCTGAGCGGGCTGGTGATGCTGGCCCTCGGGGTGGCGCTGCTGTGGCACCCCGAATGGCTGGGCTGA